TGGTGGCGAGCGCGCTCTCGGGCGCCGGCGACGCCGATGCGGTGGTGCTGCTGATCGACGCGCGTCGCGGCCTCGACGCGGAAGTGGAAGAAATCATCGCCAAGCTGAACGAGCTCTCGGCGCCGAAGATTCTCGTGCTCAACAAGGTCGACGTCGTGCCGCGAGAATCGCTGCTGGGCTTGACGGCGGCGGTGACGCGACAGGCGGATTTCGCCGAGACCTATATGATCTCCGCGCTCAATGGCGACGGCGTGCCGGATCTCCTCGCCAAGCTCGCGTCGATGATGAAGCCGTCGCCCTGGCTCTATCCGGAAGATCAGCTCTCCGACGCGCCGCTTCGTCTCCTCGCCGCCGAGATCACGCGCGAAAAAATCTTCGAGCGGCTGCACGACGAATTGCCCTATCAATCGACGGTCGAGACCGAGTCCTGGCAAAATCAGAAGGACGGCTCGGCGCGCATCGAGCAGACGATCTATGTCACGCGCGACGGGCAGAAGAAGATCGTGATCGGCGAGGGCGGCCGCACGATCAAGGCGATCGGCCAAGCGGCGCGCCACGAGATCCAGGAGGCCGCCGAGCAGAAGGTGCATCTCTTCCTGTTCGTGAAAGTGCGCGAGAACTGGGCGGACGATCCAGAGCGATACCGGGAGATGCGGCTGGATTTTCCGAAGGAGTGACGCCTACGACGCTGCGAACCGAAGGCGGAGCAATCTTTCAAGCGTAATCCTGGATTGCTTCGTCGCTGCGCTCCTCATGATGACGGCGCTTCAACCGCCTGTCCTTAATCGCAGCCCCCGCGGCACGAGCCACGCCTCCGCCAGCGCGAAAACTCCCTGCGCCGCGAGCGCCATCAGCGCCGCCGGAACGGCGCCCTCCAGAATGAGCCCCATATTGTCGAGCCGCACGCCGGTGAAGATCGGCTCGCCATAGCCGCCGGCGCCGATCAGCGCGCCGAGCGTCGCCGTGCCGATATTGATGATCGCCGCGGTCTCGAGGCCGGCGAGAATGGCGCGCGAGGCCATGGGCAGCTCGACCAGCAGCAGTCGGCGCCAGGGCGAGAGTCCGAGGACGATCGCCGAATTGCGGATCGAGGCGGGAATGCCGGAAACGCCTGTCGCGACGTTCCGCAGGATCGGCAGCAGGCTGTAGAGGAACAGCGCGACGATCGCCGGCGCCGCGCCGAGGCCGAGCAGCGGGATCATGAAGACGAGCAGCGCCAATGACGGAATCGTCTGCAGCAGCCCCGCCGCGGCGAGCGTGATGCGTCCGAGCCGCGGGCGCCGCGCCGCCATCACGCCGAGCGGCAGAGCGACGGCGGCGGCTGCGGCGAGCGAGACGCCGACGAGAAAGATATGCTCCAGCGTGCGCCGCCACACGCGCTCGGCGAGGCCGCGCGAGGGCAGGGACGCAATGACGCCGAACTGTTTCGCGACGAAATTCGCCGCCGC
The sequence above is a segment of the Methylosinus trichosporium OB3b genome. Coding sequences within it:
- the era gene encoding GTPase Era; this translates as MTSEQLPHDSPSGASDTRCGFVALVGAPNAGKSTLLNQLVGAKVSIVSRKAQTTRALVRGIAISGESQIILVDTPGIFAPKRRLERAMVASALSGAGDADAVVLLIDARRGLDAEVEEIIAKLNELSAPKILVLNKVDVVPRESLLGLTAAVTRQADFAETYMISALNGDGVPDLLAKLASMMKPSPWLYPEDQLSDAPLRLLAAEITREKIFERLHDELPYQSTVETESWQNQKDGSARIEQTIYVTRDGQKKIVIGEGGRTIKAIGQAARHEIQEAAEQKVHLFLFVKVRENWADDPERYREMRLDFPKE